Proteins encoded together in one Sceloporus undulatus isolate JIND9_A2432 ecotype Alabama chromosome 4, SceUnd_v1.1, whole genome shotgun sequence window:
- the LOC121929240 gene encoding von Willebrand factor C domain-containing protein 2-like: MPTPWALGLLLLLLLAVTLWPILPGLSGPVQTCEAHGSLYYVGEWYFLERDPCTQCECTPEGPACARTDCAALPSACIHVSHYPSDCCPRCEQVGCEHRGQVFQLGQHFQPSECEQCTCDLDGIARCLVADCAPPPCVNPIYEKGHCCPTCKDGPNCYVDGSQRRVIPAGESIWVGPCTRCRCHDGQDAGYWEGNRLAKCERLRGCRATAGH, translated from the exons aTGCCCACTCCTTGGGCccttgggctgctgctgctgctgctactggcGGTGACTCTGTGGCCCATCCTGCCGGGGCTGTCGGGCCCGGTCCAGACCTGCGAGGCCCACGGGAGCCTCTACTACGTGGGCGAGTGGTACTTCTTGGAGCGGGACCCTTGCACCCAGTGCGAGTGCACCCCCGAAGGGCCGGCCTGCGCCCGCACCGACTGCGCCGCCCTGCCCTCCGCCTGCATCCACGTCAGCCACTACCCCTCCGACTGCTGCCCCCGATGCGAGCAGGTGGGCTGCGAGCACCGCGGACAGGTCTTCCAGCTCGGGCAGCACTTCCAG CCCTCAGAGTGTGAGCAGTGTACCTGTGATCTAGATGGCATTGCCCGCTGCCTGGTAGCAGACTGTGCCCCTCCACCCTGCGTCAATCCCATCTATGAAAAAGGCCATTGCTGCCCAACCTGCAAGGATG GTCCCAACTGTTATGTGGATGGGAGCCAACGTCGTGTTATTCCTGCTGGGGAGAGCATCTGGGTGGGGCCTTGCACCCGATGCCGTTGTCATGATGGCCAAGATGCTGGTTATTGGGAAGGAAATCGTTTAGCCAAATGTGAGCGACTACGGGGATGCCGGGCTACAGCTGGACACTAG